CGCGGTCAGCAGGGCCGCCATGGCCGGCCGGGACAACCGGCCCGCGCTGTGCGGGGTGGAGTTGATCAACCCGAACACCGCGTGCGCCCGCGCCCGGCAGTCGGCGGTGGCGGCGGCCGGGTCGCGCCGGCCGAGGACGGCGACCCACTCCTCGACGTAGCGGCGCTGCAGCCGGCGGACCTTCGCGGCGTCGGACTCCTCGAGGGCGCCGAGGTCACGGTCCTGCACGGTGATCAGCGCCGGGTTGTCCAGGGCGAAGTCGACGTGGAAGGCGATCAGCGCGTCCAGCTGGGCCTCGGGGTCGTCCCCGGCCCCGGCGACGACGGTGGCCCCACCGGCCTGCAGCCGCTCGCTGATCCGCACCAGCATCTCGGCCAGCATCGCGTCCTTGCTCGCGAAGTGCCGGTAGATGGCCGGGCCGGTCACGCCGACGGCGGCCCCGACGTCGTCCACCCCGACGCTGCGCGAGCCGCGCTCGGCGAACAGCTGGGCGGCGGCGCGCAGGATCTGCTCGCGGCGCGAGGGCCGCCCGGCGTCGACGTGCAGCGCACTGTCCTGCTCGGCCATGCCCACAGGTTAACCGCTGTTCACCCCGGGGGTGGTCACGGACGTGAACCACGGTTAACATCGACGCCGTGGATGCACCGGTGCTCGCCAGCGCCCCGCCCGCCGACCCCGAGGCCCCCGCCCGCAACGCGGCGGCCCACCGGGCCCTGGCCGACGACCTCGCCGCGGCCCTCGCGCAGGTCGCCGAGGGGGGAGGGGAGCGCGCCCGCGCCAAGCACGTGGCCCGCGGCAAGCTGCTGCCCCGCGACCGGGTGGACGCCCTGCTCGACCCCGGCAGCCCGTTCCTGGAGCTCTCGCCGCTGGCCGCACACGGCCTCTACGACGGTGCCGCCCCCGGGGCCGGGATCGTCACCGGGGTCGGCCGGGTGTCTGGTCGCGAGGTGGTCGTGGTGGCCAACGACGCCACCGTCAAGGGCGGCACGTACTACCCGATGACGGTGAAGAAGCACCTGCGGGCGCAGGAGATCGCGCTGCAGAACCACCTGCCGTGCGTCTACCTGGTCGACTCCGGCGGGGCGTTCCTGCCGCTGCAGGACGAGGTCTTCCCCGACCGCGAGCACTTCGGCCGGATCTTCTACAACCAGGCCCAGATGTCCCGCCGCGGGATCCCCCAGATCGCCTCGGTGATGGGCTCGTGCACCGCCGGCGGGGCCTACGTGCCGGCGATGAGCGACGAGGCGGTCATCGTCCGCGACCAGGGCACGATCTTCCTGGGCGGCCCGCCGCTGGTGAAGGCCGCGACCGGCGAGGTGGTCACCGCCGAGGACCTGGGCGGGGGAGACCTGCACAGCCGGGTCAGCGGGGTCACCGACCACCTGGCCGACGACGACGCGCATGCCCTGCAGATCGTCCGGCAGATCGTCGGCACGCTCGGCCCGGTCACGCCCCCGCCGTGGGACGTCGAACCCGTCGAGGAGCCCGCCTTCCCGGCGGAGTCGCTCTACGACGTCGTCCCCCCGGACAGCCGCACGCCCTACGACGTCCGCGAGGTCATCGCCCGGCTGGTCGACGGCAGCCGGTTCCACGAGTTCAAGGCCCTCTACGGGCAGACCCTGGTCACCGGCTTCGCCCGGATCCACGGCCACCCGGTGGGCATCGTGGCCAACAACGGCATCCTGTTCGGGGAGTCCGCGGTCAAGGGCGCGCACTTCATCGAGCTGTGCGACAAGCGGAAGGTCCCGCTGCTGTTCTTGCAGAACATCAGCGGCTTCATGGTCGGCCGCGACTACGAGGCCGGCGGCATCGCCAAGCACGGCGCCAAGATGGTCACCGCGGTCGCCTGCGCCCGGGTGCCCAAGCTGACCGTGGTCATCGGCGGCTCCTTCGGGGCCGGGAACTACTCGATGTGCGGTCGGGCCTACTCCCCGCGCTTCCTGTGGACCTGGCCCAACGCCCGGATCTCGGTGATGGGCGGGGAGCAGGCCGCCAGCGTGCTCGCCACCGTCCGCCGTGACGGGCTGGAGTCCCGCGGGGAGGGGTGGTCGGCCGAGGACGAGGAGGCCTTCAAGGCCCCGGTCCGCGAGCAGTACGAGGCGCAGGGGCACCCGTACCACGCCACCGCCCGGCTCTGGGACGACGGCGTGATCGACCCCGCCGACACCCGGACCGTGCTGGGCCTCGCGCTGTCGGCGGTCTCCCACGCCCCCCTCGAGGAGGTGGGTTATGGCGTCTTCCGGATGTGACCTAGACGCCCGCGGCGCGCGGTGCGGTCGGGTCGACGCCCTCGCCGGCGGCGGCCTCGCGCTGCACGTAGTCCTCGATCTGCTCGACGTCGTGCGCGCTCCGCTTGGCCACGGCCAGCAGGTCGCTCATCTTGCTGACCTCCTCGACCTGCTCCTTGATGAACCACTGCATGAACTGGTCGGAGGCGAAGTCGAACTGCTCGCGGGCGATCCGGGTCAGCTCGTTGATCTGCTGGGTGACCCGCTTCTCCTGCTCCAGGGCCAGCGCGATCGGCGCGACCACGTCGGAGAAGTCGTTGATCGGGGCCGGCAGCGCCGGGATGCGCACCTCGGCGTCGGCGTCGAGCAGGTAGCGCACCATCATCATCGCGTGGCTGCGCTCCTCGGCGGCCTGGTCGAAGAACAGCTGCGCGGTCTGCTGCATCGTCTGCTGGTCGTAGTAGACGGCGCAGGCCACGTACTGCTGGTGCGCGGCGAACTCGTGGCCGATCTGCTGGTTGAGCTGGGCGATGAAGGCCTCGGCTGCCACGGGGGCTCCTCTGTCGGTGCGGCGGACGTCGCGACGACCGTACCGGGCACCGCCGACGGCCCCTGGACGCCGGAGGTAGGCATGGCTAACCTCACCGTGTGTCCTCCAAGGCCAAGCAGCGCATGCCGAAGAAGAAGTGCTGTGTCGACAAGCCGCGCTGCGGCCGCTGTCCGCTGCGGATGCTCGCCGAGGGGACGCTCCCCGCGGGCTACACGGTCAAGAAGCGCCAGCTGGTCAAGGTGGGCAAGGCCGACGCGATCCTCCGCAAGGCGGCCTGAGCCCGCACTGCCCGCGTCGTCCGGCCCCGAGTCGGGAGACGCGTGATGTTCCAGACCGTGCTCGTCGCCAACCGCGGGGAGATCGCCGTCCGGGTGATCCGGACCCTGCGGTCCATGGGCATCCGCTCCGTCGCCGTCTACAGCGAGGCCGACGCCGGGGCGCTGCACACCCGGGTCGCCGACGTCGCCGTGCCCATCGGCCCGGCCCCGGCCGCGCAGAGCTACCTGTCGATCGAGCGGGTGCTCGAGGCCTGTCGACGCACCGGCGCCCAGGCCGTGCACCCCGGCTACGGCTTCCTGTCGGAGAACGTCGAGTTCGCCCGCGCCCTGGAGGCCGCCGGGATCACCTTCATCGGCCCGCCGGTCGCCGCGATCGAGGCCATGGGCGACAAGATCCGGGCGAAGGCGACGGTGCAGGCCGCCGGGGTCCCCGTCGTCCCCGGGTCCAGCGAGCCCGGCATGGACGACGACGCGGTGGCCGCCGCCGCCGTCGAGGCCGGCTTCCCGGTGCTCCTCAAGCCCTCGGCCGGCGGCGGCGGCAAGGGCATGCGCGTGGTCCGGTCGGCCGACGAGCTGCCCGAGCAGATCGCCGGCGCCCGCCGCGAGGCCCGCGGCTCCTTCGGTGACGACACGCTGCTGGTCGAGCGGTACGTCGGCAACAGCCGGCACGTCGAGGTGCAGGTCATGGGCGACACGCACGGCAGCGTCGTCCACCTCGGGGAGCGGGAGTGCTCCCTGCAGCGCCGGCACCAGAAGGTGGTCGAGGAGGCGCCGTCCCCGCTGCTGACCCCGCGGATGCGCGCGGCGATGGGCAAGGCCGCCGTCGACGCCGCGGCCGCGGTCGGCTACACCGGCGCCGGCACGGTGGAGTTCATCGTCGACGCCGACAACCCGCGGGACTTCTTCTTCCTGGAGATGAACACCCGGCTGCAGGTCGAGCACCCGGTCACCGAGCTGGTCACCGGGCTGGACCTGGTCGAGCTGCAGGTGCGGGTCGCGGCGGGGGAGCAGCTGCCCTTCGAGCAGGCCGACGTGTCGCTGGACGGGCACGCCGTCGAGGCCCGGCTCTACGCCGAGGACCCCTCCCGGGGCTTCCTGCCGCAAGCCGGCACGGTGCTCGCCCTGACCGAGCCCACCGGCGAGGGCGTGCGGGTGGACAGCTCGCTGGTCGAGGGCGGCGTGGTCGGCACCGACTACGACCCCATGCTGGCCAAGGTGATCGCCTGGGGCCCCACCCGGGAGACCGCCCGGGCCCGGCTGGTCGCCGCACTCGGCCGCACCGTGGTGCTCGGGCTGACCACCAACACCGTCTTCCTCCGCGCCCTGCTGGCCGACCCCGACGTCGTCGCCGGCGACCTGGACACCGGGCTGATCGAGCGCAGGGGTGCGGCACTGACCCGCACCGACGACCCGCCGCCGACCGCCTTCGCGGCCGCTGCGCTCGCGCTGCTGCTGGAGTCCGAGCCCACCGGTGCCGTCGTGGACCCGTGGACGGTGCCCGGTGGGTGGCGGGTCGGCGAGCACGCCTGGACCCCGCGCACGCTGACGGTTCCCGGCGGCGAGCCGGTCGTCGTCCGCACCCGGGGGCGGGCGGCCGCCGCCGAGGTCCGGGTCGGCGACGGCGCCCCGCAGCGGGCCCGGGTCTGGCGGGAGGACGGCCGGCTCGCGGTCGCCCTGGACGACGTCACCACCCGGTACGCCACCGCCCGGGACGGCGGCACGGTGTGGCTGGGCGTGGAGGGGTACGCGCTGCCCTTCCGCGAGGTCGAGCGGCTGGCCCCGGCCGGTGCGGCGGCCGGCGGCGACGGGGCGGTGACCGCACCGATGCCCGGGACGGTCACCGTCGTGCGCGCGAGTGTCGGCGACGAGGTGACGGCGGGGACCCCGCTGCTCGTCGTCGAGGCGATGAAGATGGAGCACGTGTTGACCGCGCCGATCGACGGCACGGTCACCGAGCTCGCGGTGACGACCGGCCAGCAGGTCCGGTTGGACGAGACGCTGGCCGTGGTGACCCCACCGTCGGCGTCCGAGCAGGAGAGCTGAGATGGCACTGGACTACCGGCTGGACACCGAGACCGAGGCGCTGCGGACGATGGTCCGCGAGTTCGCCAACGAGGTCGTGCGCCCGCAGATCGGGGCCTTCTACGAGGCCGACGAGTTCCCCACCGCGATCGTGCGGCAGATGGGCGAGCTCGGGCTGTTCGGGCTGCCCTTCCCGGAGGAGTACGGCGGCTCCGGGGGCGACTACTTCACCCTCTGCGTGGCGCTGGAGGAGCTGGCCCGGGTCGACTCCTCGGTGGCGATCACGCTGGAGGCCGGGGTGTCGCTGGGCGCCATGCCGCTGTTCCGGTTCGGCACCGAGGAGCAGAAGAAGGAGTGGCTGCCGAGGCTCTGCGCCGGTGAGGCGCTGGGTGCCTTCGGGCTCACCGAGGCAGGCGGCGGCTCCGACGCCGGCTCCACCCGCACCACCGCCCGGCTCGAGGACGGCCACTGGGTGGTCAACGGGTCCAAGTCCTTCATCACCAACTCCGGCACCGAGCTCACCGAGCTGGTCACCGTCACCGCGGTCACCGGCACCCGGCCCGACGGCGGCAAGGAGATCTCGGCGATCCTCGTCCCGTCCGGCACGCCGGGGTTCGTCGTCGGACAGCGGTACTCCAAGGTCGGCTGGAACGCCTCCGACACCCGCGAGCTGTCCTTCACCGACGTCCGGGTGCCCGAGGAGAACCTGGTCGGCGAGCGGGGCCGCGGCTACGCCCAGTTCCTGCAGATCCTCGACGAGGGCCGGATCGCGATCGCCGCGCTGGCCGTCGGGCTGTGCCAGGGCTGCGTGGACGAGAGCGTGAAGTACGCCGGCGAGCGCGAGGCGTTCGGGCAGGCGATCGGCAAGAACCAGGCGGTCGCGTTCATGATCGCCGACATGGAGGTGCGGGCGTCGACCGCCCGGCTGGCCTACTACCGGGCCGCGGAGAAGATGCTGCGCGGCGAGCCGTTCAAGCGCGAGGCCGCCATCGCCAAGCTCTACAGCTCGGAGATGGCCATGGAGAACGCCCGGTACGCCACCCAGGTGCACGGCGGCTACGGCTTCATGAACGAGTTCCCGGTCGGCCGGTTCTACCGCGACGCCAAGATCCTGGAGATCGGCGAGGGCACCAGCGAGGTCCAGCGGATGCTCATCGCCCGCTCCCTCGGCGTCGGCGCCTGACCCCGCCCGCCCGCAGCGTGGATCAGGTGACCTGATCGAAGCCTGGCCGCCCCCACCAACGCTGGTGAGGGCGGCCGGTCGTTCGTGAGGGCGGCGCGCTCAGGCGGTGACGTCGATGAGCACCTTGCCGACGACGGCGTCCTGCACCGCCTGGTGCGCGGCGGGGGTCTCGGCCAGCGGGTGGGTGTGCAGCGGCAGCCCGGCGTCCTCGCCCACCCGGATCGCCCCGGCGGCCAGCGCGGCGGTGATGTCGGTGACCGCCTGGGCCTTCGCCTCGGCCGGGGCCGTGTAGACCATCACGAACTGGAACCGGGTGTTGAGCGCCATGAACGCCCGGGTGGGGGCGCTGAACTCCGGGCCGCCGTCGTCGGCGTAGACCGCGATCGAGGCGTGCTGAGCGACGACCTTCGTGTCGAGCTCGGCGTTGGCCCGGATGGACACCTCGACCACGGCCTGCACGCCGTCGGGGGCGATCTCGCGCACCCGGGCGGCGACGTCCTCCTGCCGGTAGTCCACGACGTGCTCGGCGCCCGCGGCGCGGGCCAGCGCAGCCTTCTCCGGCGAGCTGACGGTGGTGATGACGGTGGCCCGGGCCCAGCGGGCGAGCTGGATCGCCGCGTTGCCCACCGCGCCGGCCCCGCCCTGCACCAGCACGGCCACCCCGGCCAGCGACCCGGGAGCCAGGTGGCGGGGCAGGTGCTCGGCCACGGTCAGGCACCGGTGCGCGGTCATGAACGGGATGCCCAGTGCGGCACCGAGCTCGAAGGAGTGCTCGCCGAGCGGTACGGCCTGCTCCTCGCGGACGACGGTCTGCTCGGCCGCGGTCCCGGTCGGGCGTTGCCAGGCGGCCTCCCAGACCCAGACCCGCTCGCCGACCCGGTCGGGGGACACGCCCGCACCGACGGCGTCGATCGTGCCGGCGCCGTCCTGGTTCGGGGTCTTCCCGGCCTCGCCGGGGTCGGCGGTGCTGCGGGACTTCCAGTCGGTCGGGTTGACCCCGGAGAACGCCAGCCGCACCCGCACCTCCCCGGGCCCCGGCTCCGGGGTGGGTCGGTCGGTCAGCTGCAGGACGTCGGGGCCACCGGTCTCGGTGTAGGTGATCGCTCGCACGGGACCTGCCTACAGCCGGTCGAGCTCGTCGGCCAGCTGACCCAGTCCCAGCGGGCCGAGGTCCAGCACGGCCTGGTGCCAGGCCTTGAGGTCGAAGGCGTCCCCGTGGCGGGCGCGGGCCTGCTCGCGGCAGGTCAGGAAGACCCGCTCGCCGACCTTGTAGACCGGCGCCTGGCCCGGCCAGCCCAGGTAGCGGTGCAGCTCGTCGACCAGCATCTGGTCCTCCATGGAGACGTGGTCGCGGAGGAACTGCAGCGCGACGTCGTAGCCCCACCGGTCGGCGGTGATGCCGTGGCCAGGGGGGATCGGCAGGTCCAGGTGCACCCCGATGTCCAGGACCACCCGCGCGGCGCGCAGCTCCTGGGCGTCGAGCATGCCCAGCCGGTCACCGGGGTCGTCGAGGAAGCCGAGCTCGCCCATGAGGCGCTCGGCGTAGAGCGCCCACCCCTCGCCGTGCGCGGAGCAGAAGAAGAGCACCCGCTGCCACCGGTTGAGCAGCGCGGAGTTGTAGACCGCCTGCCCGATCTGCAGGTGGTGCCCGGGCACGCCCTCGTGGAAGACCGTGGTCGTCTCCCGCCAGGTGGTCATGTCCTCCACGCCTTCGGGCAGCGACCACCACATGCGTCCCGGTCGGCTGAAGTCCTCGGTGGGGCTGGAGTAGTAGACGCCGCCGCCGGCGGTCGGGGTCAGTCGGCCCTCGATCACCCGTACGGGCTCGGGGACGTCGACGTGCACCCCGTGCAGGGCGGTGATCGCCGCGTCCGCCGTGTCCTGCAGCCACTGCTGGAGGGCCGCGCGGCCGCGGACCTGGCGGGCCGGGTCGGCGTCGAGCACCTCGACCGCGCCGGCGAACCCCCGCCCGGGCGCGATCGACTCGGCGACCGCCGCCTTCTCCGCCACGATCCGGGCCAGCTCCTGCCAGCCCCAGGCGTAGGTCTCCTCCAGGTCCAGCGCGGTGCCGGTGAAGTACCGGGACTCCATCTCGTAGCGCTCACGGCCCACCCCGTCGCGCTCCGGGGCCAGGGGCAGCAGCTCGCGCTCGACGTGCTCGGCGAAGCGCAGGAACGCGTCGTGCGCGCCCTCGACCGCGCGGTCGAGCTCGGCGCGCAAGGTGGCGGGGGCCGGGGCGGTGAAGGTGGTGAAGAAGCCCGGGACGTGCGGGGTGCCGGCCCAGGTGCGGGCCAGGGCGGCGGTGAGCCGGACCTGCCGGGCGGCGGTGACCTTCCCGTCGGCCGCGGCGGCGTCCAGACCCTCGAGGTACTGCTCCATAGCGGCGGGGAGGGCGGTCAGCCGGCGGGTGACCACGGCCCAGTCCTCGTCGGTGTCCACGGGCATCACGTCGAAGGTCTGCCGGAAGTCCTGCAGCGGGCACTCCATGCTGTTCAGGCTCGCCGCGGCCCACCCGGAGTCCAGCAGGGCCAGCTCGGAGGACAGCTGCTCGACCATCGCGGTGCGGGCCACGGCGTCCCGGTGGTCGACCGGCTCGCAGGCGCGCACCTGCTCGATCGTCGTCCGCAGCAGGTCGGCCAGCGCGGCCCGGCCCGCGGGGGAGTGGTCGCTCCACCGGTCGTCGTGCCCGGGGACGCCGATGTACGTGGCGACCTCGGGGACGGCGGCGGCGTACGCGTCGACGAAGGAGTCGGCGACGGCGTCGAGTGCGGACGGGGGTCGGGCGGGAGCGCTCACGCCCCGCACGCTATAGAGCCCGGCCGGCCCGTGGGGGGCCGGCCGGGCGACCGCTCAGACCTGGAAGCCGCGCTGGCGGCGGACCAGCTTCTTGAGCATGAAGACGGTCTGCAGCACCGTCAGCAGGTAGAGCACCGGCCAGCCGATGGAGAGGATCGCAGACTGCAGCTGCACGCTCTGCTGGCTCCAGGCGAAGATCAGCACCGCGAAGGTGACGACGGCGCAGATCAGCGGCATGACGTAGGCCGAACCGCGACCACGCTCGGCGGCGGCCTGGGCGGCCCAGTTGTCCTTGTCCGAGCGGGCGAAGAACTGCGTCCACGCGGTGAGGAAGTGCCCCATCCGCAGCCACATGTAGGCCTCGGCGGGCACCACGAGCAGGGCGTAGAAGATGTCCGACCCGCTCTTGTCGTGCATGGAGGCCGCGATCCGCAGGTTCAGGCAGGTCGCCACGACCGGCGGGATCAGCCAGATCGGGTTGAACACGAAGGCGTCGATGCTCAGGGCCGCGGCCAGCAGCAGGAGGAAGGCCATCCGGCTGAAGATGTTGAAGACCATCGCCAGGTTCTCGTACCAGCGCAGCCGCAGGTTCGGGTGCATGGGCTGGCCCTTGGTGTCCCCGCGCTGGCCGGGCCACAGCAGGTCGATGCCGCCGTAGTTCCACTTCACCTGCTGGCCGTGCAGCGACCGGAGGGTCTCCATCGGCCCCACGTTCGCCCGGGCGCGGGCGCTGATCTTGGTGCTGTACCCGGCGTCCTTGATCTGCAGGGAGAGCTTGGAGTCCTCGACCTCGGAGTCGCGCACCCAGGGGGCGGCCTGGTGGTTGAGGTACATGACCTGCTCGAGGGCGCGCACGCTGAACAGCGAGCACTGCCCGCCGAGCACGGCCATGTTCCGGCCACGGACCAGGTTGTCCATGTTGAAGCCGGCGAACTGGGCGCGCTGCCCGGCGACCAGGAACCGCGCCATCGGGCCCTTCACGGTGGACTTGTCGAAGGAGTAGATGGCCGACAGACCGCCGATGCGCTGGTCGGTCACCATCTCCTTCTCCATCCACTCGACGCAGAAGCGGTCGAGGGTGGTGTCGCCGTCCACGCCGAGGATGTAGTCGTGGCCGCGGCTGACGTAGTAGCCGAAGTTCAGCGCGCCGACCTTCTTGTCCGGGTTGACCCCGATGTCGTGCACGTGCACGACGGTCGAGTAGGTCTGGCCCTTGACGGTGCGCTCGTGCTCGCCGACGAACTCCGCGGCGATCTCGCCGGTGTCGTCGTCGGTGTTGTTGATGACGACGTGGATCGTGTCCGGCGGCCGGGTCTGGGACAGGATCGAGGTCAGGACGGCGTGGATCGTCGACTGCTCGTTGTAGGCCGGGATGACGCAGGCGATGGTCGCGTGCCGGCGGGAGGCCATCCCGCGGCGGTCGGCGAACTGCTCGGGCACCAGGGTCGACACGTCGGGGACGTCGGCCCCTCCGCTGCGGGCCAGCAGGGTGACCCGGTCGGTGGACCGGCGCATGCCGCGCGTGGTCACGTCGGGGACGGCGATCTCGGTCACGGGGTCTCCTGCTCGGCTGCAGTGGTGGTGAGGGGGAGGACGAGGGTGTCCATCACGGTCTGGCGGAAGTAGCGCTCGGAACCCGGCTCGGTCTCCACGAGCAGGTCGAACTGCAGGGACACCGACAGCGACGTCGCCGCGGAGTCCGAGGGCGGCAGGGTCAGCACCGTGCCGTAGGTGTAGGGCGCGGAGATGACGAACTCCCCGAGGTCCTCGTCGACCTGGGTGCGGGTGACCCCGTCGTCCAGCACGGCGGCGAAG
This sequence is a window from Geodermatophilaceae bacterium NBWT11. Protein-coding genes within it:
- a CDS encoding TetR/AcrR family transcriptional regulator, with amino-acid sequence MAEQDSALHVDAGRPSRREQILRAAAQLFAERGSRSVGVDDVGAAVGVTGPAIYRHFASKDAMLAEMLVRISERLQAGGATVVAGAGDDPEAQLDALIAFHVDFALDNPALITVQDRDLGALEESDAAKVRRLQRRYVEEWVAVLGRRDPAAATADCRARAHAVFGLINSTPHSAGRLSRPAMAALLTAMARAAATV
- a CDS encoding methylcrotonoyl-CoA carboxylase codes for the protein MDAPVLASAPPADPEAPARNAAAHRALADDLAAALAQVAEGGGERARAKHVARGKLLPRDRVDALLDPGSPFLELSPLAAHGLYDGAAPGAGIVTGVGRVSGREVVVVANDATVKGGTYYPMTVKKHLRAQEIALQNHLPCVYLVDSGGAFLPLQDEVFPDREHFGRIFYNQAQMSRRGIPQIASVMGSCTAGGAYVPAMSDEAVIVRDQGTIFLGGPPLVKAATGEVVTAEDLGGGDLHSRVSGVTDHLADDDAHALQIVRQIVGTLGPVTPPPWDVEPVEEPAFPAESLYDVVPPDSRTPYDVREVIARLVDGSRFHEFKALYGQTLVTGFARIHGHPVGIVANNGILFGESAVKGAHFIELCDKRKVPLLFLQNISGFMVGRDYEAGGIAKHGAKMVTAVACARVPKLTVVIGGSFGAGNYSMCGRAYSPRFLWTWPNARISVMGGEQAASVLATVRRDGLESRGEGWSAEDEEAFKAPVREQYEAQGHPYHATARLWDDGVIDPADTRTVLGLALSAVSHAPLEEVGYGVFRM
- a CDS encoding ferritin → MAAEAFIAQLNQQIGHEFAAHQQYVACAVYYDQQTMQQTAQLFFDQAAEERSHAMMMVRYLLDADAEVRIPALPAPINDFSDVVAPIALALEQEKRVTQQINELTRIAREQFDFASDQFMQWFIKEQVEEVSKMSDLLAVAKRSAHDVEQIEDYVQREAAAGEGVDPTAPRAAGV
- a CDS encoding acetyl/propionyl/methylcrotonyl-CoA carboxylase subunit alpha, which codes for MFQTVLVANRGEIAVRVIRTLRSMGIRSVAVYSEADAGALHTRVADVAVPIGPAPAAQSYLSIERVLEACRRTGAQAVHPGYGFLSENVEFARALEAAGITFIGPPVAAIEAMGDKIRAKATVQAAGVPVVPGSSEPGMDDDAVAAAAVEAGFPVLLKPSAGGGGKGMRVVRSADELPEQIAGARREARGSFGDDTLLVERYVGNSRHVEVQVMGDTHGSVVHLGERECSLQRRHQKVVEEAPSPLLTPRMRAAMGKAAVDAAAAVGYTGAGTVEFIVDADNPRDFFFLEMNTRLQVEHPVTELVTGLDLVELQVRVAAGEQLPFEQADVSLDGHAVEARLYAEDPSRGFLPQAGTVLALTEPTGEGVRVDSSLVEGGVVGTDYDPMLAKVIAWGPTRETARARLVAALGRTVVLGLTTNTVFLRALLADPDVVAGDLDTGLIERRGAALTRTDDPPPTAFAAAALALLLESEPTGAVVDPWTVPGGWRVGEHAWTPRTLTVPGGEPVVVRTRGRAAAAEVRVGDGAPQRARVWREDGRLAVALDDVTTRYATARDGGTVWLGVEGYALPFREVERLAPAGAAAGGDGAVTAPMPGTVTVVRASVGDEVTAGTPLLVVEAMKMEHVLTAPIDGTVTELAVTTGQQVRLDETLAVVTPPSASEQES
- a CDS encoding acyl-CoA dehydrogenase, with the protein product MALDYRLDTETEALRTMVREFANEVVRPQIGAFYEADEFPTAIVRQMGELGLFGLPFPEEYGGSGGDYFTLCVALEELARVDSSVAITLEAGVSLGAMPLFRFGTEEQKKEWLPRLCAGEALGAFGLTEAGGGSDAGSTRTTARLEDGHWVVNGSKSFITNSGTELTELVTVTAVTGTRPDGGKEISAILVPSGTPGFVVGQRYSKVGWNASDTRELSFTDVRVPEENLVGERGRGYAQFLQILDEGRIAIAALAVGLCQGCVDESVKYAGEREAFGQAIGKNQAVAFMIADMEVRASTARLAYYRAAEKMLRGEPFKREAAIAKLYSSEMAMENARYATQVHGGYGFMNEFPVGRFYRDAKILEIGEGTSEVQRMLIARSLGVGA
- a CDS encoding NADPH:quinone reductase encodes the protein MRAITYTETGGPDVLQLTDRPTPEPGPGEVRVRLAFSGVNPTDWKSRSTADPGEAGKTPNQDGAGTIDAVGAGVSPDRVGERVWVWEAAWQRPTGTAAEQTVVREEQAVPLGEHSFELGAALGIPFMTAHRCLTVAEHLPRHLAPGSLAGVAVLVQGGAGAVGNAAIQLARWARATVITTVSSPEKAALARAAGAEHVVDYRQEDVAARVREIAPDGVQAVVEVSIRANAELDTKVVAQHASIAVYADDGGPEFSAPTRAFMALNTRFQFVMVYTAPAEAKAQAVTDITAALAAGAIRVGEDAGLPLHTHPLAETPAAHQAVQDAVVGKVLIDVTA
- a CDS encoding DUF885 domain-containing protein, translating into MSAPARPPSALDAVADSFVDAYAAAVPEVATYIGVPGHDDRWSDHSPAGRAALADLLRTTIEQVRACEPVDHRDAVARTAMVEQLSSELALLDSGWAAASLNSMECPLQDFRQTFDVMPVDTDEDWAVVTRRLTALPAAMEQYLEGLDAAAADGKVTAARQVRLTAALARTWAGTPHVPGFFTTFTAPAPATLRAELDRAVEGAHDAFLRFAEHVERELLPLAPERDGVGRERYEMESRYFTGTALDLEETYAWGWQELARIVAEKAAVAESIAPGRGFAGAVEVLDADPARQVRGRAALQQWLQDTADAAITALHGVHVDVPEPVRVIEGRLTPTAGGGVYYSSPTEDFSRPGRMWWSLPEGVEDMTTWRETTTVFHEGVPGHHLQIGQAVYNSALLNRWQRVLFFCSAHGEGWALYAERLMGELGFLDDPGDRLGMLDAQELRAARVVLDIGVHLDLPIPPGHGITADRWGYDVALQFLRDHVSMEDQMLVDELHRYLGWPGQAPVYKVGERVFLTCREQARARHGDAFDLKAWHQAVLDLGPLGLGQLADELDRL
- a CDS encoding glycosyltransferase family 2 protein, producing the protein MRRSTDRVTLLARSGGADVPDVSTLVPEQFADRRGMASRRHATIACVIPAYNEQSTIHAVLTSILSQTRPPDTIHVVINNTDDDTGEIAAEFVGEHERTVKGQTYSTVVHVHDIGVNPDKKVGALNFGYYVSRGHDYILGVDGDTTLDRFCVEWMEKEMVTDQRIGGLSAIYSFDKSTVKGPMARFLVAGQRAQFAGFNMDNLVRGRNMAVLGGQCSLFSVRALEQVMYLNHQAAPWVRDSEVEDSKLSLQIKDAGYSTKISARARANVGPMETLRSLHGQQVKWNYGGIDLLWPGQRGDTKGQPMHPNLRLRWYENLAMVFNIFSRMAFLLLLAAALSIDAFVFNPIWLIPPVVATCLNLRIAASMHDKSGSDIFYALLVVPAEAYMWLRMGHFLTAWTQFFARSDKDNWAAQAAAERGRGSAYVMPLICAVVTFAVLIFAWSQQSVQLQSAILSIGWPVLYLLTVLQTVFMLKKLVRRQRGFQV